A genomic stretch from Deltaproteobacteria bacterium includes:
- a CDS encoding IclR family transcriptional regulator, with protein MEDKDYIKSLEKALNLMGLLSRHGSALNLENLVKISGLKKTSCFRILQTLTRSGFVAKDPDTGGYSIGPRMITIGLAALENKGVRELALPVMKEIREKTGATVNLAILSGSEVIFVERLQSTHIIETNLRIGSRLPAYCSSMGKAILAYLPEPELEAILKQLRFEKKTEKTIASIKALKDELGGIRLKGFALNDEELATGLFAIAAPVRDHTGVAVAAINISFPLMRHSKQEAMKIFLPLVLEASRKISSILGFKGER; from the coding sequence ATGGAAGATAAAGACTATATCAAATCCCTGGAAAAGGCCCTGAATCTCATGGGTCTCCTGTCCCGGCACGGTTCAGCCCTCAATCTGGAGAATTTGGTGAAGATCTCCGGGCTCAAGAAAACCTCCTGTTTTCGGATCCTCCAGACCTTGACCCGGTCGGGTTTTGTGGCCAAAGACCCGGACACCGGCGGTTATTCCATAGGTCCGAGGATGATTACCATCGGTTTGGCCGCCTTGGAGAATAAAGGCGTCCGTGAATTGGCCCTGCCCGTTATGAAAGAGATCCGGGAGAAGACCGGGGCAACGGTCAACCTGGCCATCCTCAGTGGTTCCGAGGTTATTTTTGTAGAACGCCTGCAATCCACGCACATTATAGAAACCAATTTAAGAATCGGTTCCCGCCTCCCGGCCTATTGTTCTTCCATGGGAAAGGCCATCCTGGCCTATCTTCCGGAACCCGAACTGGAAGCCATACTGAAGCAGCTCCGTTTTGAAAAGAAGACGGAAAAGACCATCGCATCGATCAAGGCCCTTAAAGATGAGCTGGGAGGGATCCGCCTCAAAGGGTTCGCCTTGAACGACGAAGAGCTGGCCACGGGTCTTTTTGCTATTGCCGCACCGGTGCGCGATCATACCGGTGTAGCCGTAGCGGCCATCAATATCTCCTTTCCGCTTATGCGGCATTCCAAACAAGAGGCGATGAAAATCTTCCTTCCCCTGGTACTGGAGGCATCCCGGAAGATTTCGTCCATATTGGGTTTTAAAGGTGAACGTTAA